CTAATTCTGCCGTGCAAGTAAGCACAGGGTATCCATGCGCCGATAGCGCTTTATCTACCGCTTTTTATTCAATTGGAACAATGTAACCCTTTATCTTTACCGTAAGCCAAGTTGGAAAACACCAGAAACAAGCCCTCAACCAGTGAGTTCTCAGTCAATTGAAACGCACCACCTCTTCTCTGAATCCCAACAACCCCCAGCAcagccaagacaagacagagcAAAACAGCTTACAATTTCAGAAAGATCGAATAGCCGAATCCTAGCCTCCGACAGCGCCCGAACTTGCAAACAAAAAACCCGCCCGCCGCTACCCGCCAGTGACCGGCGGCAACTGGActgacaaagaaaaaaaaaaaacagggaCCGATTTATATGCCAATACGCCACACAGTTTGACAAAGCAGAAAAGCTGTTCCACATGAACGAGCACTCGCCCGTCAACTTTGCGCAGCCCGACAATGTGACCGGACGCAGCTCCGATCCGAACAGCTCCATGCCCGGAAGCCATGAAGCCGGCCGGCTGTCTCCGGCTCTGGTCGAGTCGATTGCTGGGCTCAGCGCGGGCTCGATTGCGACGTTAGTTGTGCATCCGCTGGATATTGTCAAGACGCGCATGCAGAGTAAGttgctgttcctgttcctgttgTTTCTGCCTTGTCTTGATTTCTCTTGGGAGGGTTGATCTCGTCATGTTATGGAGGGGGATGAGGGGGGTTTGTGGCAAGAGAACGACAAAacaaggagatggaagaagcagagaaggagagagataCAAGGAGAAAGAACTATAACAGAACAACCACCATCTCCATGATACTCACGATACTGACAATTCAACTTCACAATAGTCAGCACcagcgccgcctccgccgccgagCACAACCCCTCCATGCTTGCCATGCTGCGATCCCTCTCCAGCAATCCTCGccccttttcctccctctACCGTGGCCTCACCCCGAACCTCACCGGCAACGCCCTCAGCtgggcctccttcttcttcttcaagaccCGCTTCGAAGACCTCCTCACCTTCGCCCGCGGCTCGGAACGTCCCACCCCCTCCGACTACTTCGTCGCCAGCGCCCTCGGCGGCGCCGCCACCAGCTTCCTCTCCAACCCGATCTGGGTCGTCAAGACGCGTATGCTCGCCTCCGACAAGGGCGCAAAGGGCGCCTACCCGTCCATGTGGTCCGGCTTCCGCACAATCTACGCCACCGAAGGGTTCCGCGGCCTCTACCGCGGCCTGGGAGTCTCCATGATCGGCGTCTCCCACGGCGCCGTCCAGTTCGCCGTCTACGAGCCCGCCAAGCGCTTCTACTTTGCGCGCCGCCAGAGCCAAGGCTTCGACAGCGCCCGCATGACCACCGAGGCCACCGTCGTCATCTCCTCCGCTGCGAAGCTCATCGCCGGCGCCGTCACGTATCCATACCAGGTGCTCCGGAGCCGCCTGCAGGTCTTTCACGCCGACGAGAAGTTTGGCAAGGGCTTCAGGGGCGTCGTGAGGATGACGTGGAGGGAGGAGGGCATTCGGGGCTTCTACCGCGGCTTGATACCGGGAGTCGTCCGGGTCATGCCCTCTACTTGGGTCACGTTCCTGGTCTACGAGAACGTCCGCTACTATCTGCCTCGTTGGATGTCGTAATCATTGCCGATTCGACGGAAATGAGGTTCAGGGGGTGTCATTTTGTATTTCTTAATGTTTGCTTCATTTCGAGCTTGATTTGTCGGCGGCCGGCTGTTTCTGGTAAATCAGCGTTTGTCTATATGAAGAGCATAATTCGGCGTTTTcagaaaagggggaaatcGCATATAGAGCGGACAGGTTGGAAAGATAGATGTAGTCACTAAAATAGCTGCTAATCGTGAAATAGACAATGTACTTCTTGTTCAACTTTCTTACAGTACACTATGTTCCATTAGAGGGGAGCTGGATTCTACACACGAGTGTACACTGACGATATGTCCTGTAGCAAGAACTATATGGATGCTCTTCGAAATGAGCAATCTCTACGACAAAGGATGCAAAccccctttccctctctcttaCCAGTTCTGTAACCAGAGCTCGCCAGGAAGACATGGCTTTCAAACGCAAACAGTTTCCTACAAACAGCAAGAATTGTAGACGAATATACATACCAGGAGACAATCATAGTCATGTTTCAAACTGCAGATCATTCCTCCTTTTTTAAACTCAGTCCAGCATCAACGAATGTCACAGTTACATCGGACAATCCATCGTGCCCACCACGTACTATTCCCAAGTTCCATGTCAAGCTGAACAAACTCTCGACAGCAAACTTGCTCCTTTCTTACCCAAGTCCCGAGTGGCGATGCCAGGGGGAGAGGCAACACGGAAAGCAAATTATTTACGGCCCCAACCCTATTGATCCGATGCATGGTGGCAAAGACAATCAATATTGTGGGTGAAATGACATGCCAACGCCATCAGAGCGGACCGATGCGATGAAACAAACACAACGCCTCTTAAACGTATCTCTTGTTCTGATTGAGCTGTTGGCATCCACGCCGTCATTCCCCGGAAAGTGGGCGGCATTCAGTATACCAAGGAGTACTTGAGGCTTTCGAAGCATACCATTTTAGATCGATGTGCAGGCCCAGCGATCTGGTAGATGCAGTCAAATCAAAGTACACCCTCCGTGGGCGTATGTACATGCACGGCCACGGAGTCCTCTGCATGTAATGATCAGTACGATGCATATGCAACATTTCGTAGCTCGTCATGGACGTGCGCTGGCAACGTACTGACTAGCTCGTTGTATGGCCGGATTTGATCCAACATGATCCCTCGTGTTTCGTAGCTCGACTAGTGACGCAGCAACTAACATGTAGGCTGGCTGGCCTCAACAAAACCCGTCAGCCGCTCGAGACAACAACAGTAACCACCATCGTCCCGCAATTAAAGGCGATGTAGCTCCATGCTAGAGGGTGGAGGAGCAGTCAACGGGAGGCCCGCCAAATGTAATGAAGTGGGCTCGCTTTGGATTGCTCATTTGATGGTGATCATCTTAGACTGGTGTCAAGAGGGTGTTTTGAAAGCAAAAGATGAGATATGATAGAGGCGTGGAGCCAGCACCATCCGGTTGGCCACGCACAGGCGGGCGTATGAGCATATATGAATATTAGTGCCAGAGCCCACAGGTTGGAAATGGAGCAAAGCGGCGGAAGCACCGTGCCTGAGATCCGGCCTTTGCACCAGACAGGGGTCTTGGGGCTGAGATAGACTAGGAACATGAAAGAAGCTACATGAAGCGCGCTTACGAGTATGAGAAAGTGGCGAGAACGTGGGGACGTGGACGGAGGGGAGAGGGGACGGCGATGGAGCggaagaaggacaaggacaaaaaTCAGaaatgaaagagagaaacgAAAGTCAAGCAAAATGTGCCGCTCTGCCTACCTGCAGACTGCCAAAAGGGTCATCGGCTTCAGCCTCTGCGAAGCTAGTCCCGCAGAGATTCTCCATCTCGATGCTAAAAGCCCAGCGAGGCAGGGTCTCCTGATACAGCCTGGCTGCCAAGTTGAAGCCTTCTCAGGCGCCGTCGCTACCGAAAGAGGCTTGGAGATGCACCGCTTAGATGCAGATTGGCTACTAAAGTAATGCAAGGGAATCCCGAAGGGGACGCGGAGGAGGGACCGTGGCTTTCGAGACGCCGATTCCCATGTTGCCTGTGTTGGTCATCATCCAGATCTGAGGCAGTGTCATATATAGCAACTGCTTCAGTCAACTTGCTCCATAGCTGCATTATCCCCATGAGGCATGCTTTGCAGAGTTGTAGCTGTTATCCTCATCACAGTCACTTGGAACAGCTGCAGACTAATACTCCTTGCCTCGAACAGTACTGCCGAAGGAAGAAAGTGAATGataaagagagagggagcgAATCAGCACATCCCCCAGTGTTAGCGTAGTTGCCACAGCTGTTTCGGAGGCTTCTGTAATATGACAGGCAGAGCTTCAGCGGCACTTGGCGGAGCCTTATGCACCGTCATTGAACGGAAACTAAGTGATACGGAGCTTGACGGCCGCTTGTCTAAGAGCCGAGAGCAAGAGACAAGGGTAGACCACCTTCTCGAGGCATCGCAAACCTATCAGCCGCAGTGGAAGCCGTAATGGGAGGTTTGATGAGCACGATTCTCGACTGTTATTCGTGGGGCTTCTTAGATCCCCTAATACGCATCCCTTCTGTTAGGCGGGATAACATCATTCTGCGTTGCCCTGTCCTATCACAAGATGAGCCGCTAGTCGCCCCCGCTACTTCAAGTCCGCGCGTGAACAGGTAGCCGCATGTAGCACGGGCATGCAAGATGCGGGAGTTCTGGCATGGAGAGAGTAGAgtagaagagagaaacagagaCGGAAGTGAAGTTGTGGTGCAATGACAGGGACAGGGCAGCGATGTGTAAAGAGCAGCCAGAACCCTTCCGGCCTCTAAGAAGAGAGATATGTCGTCTTTTGATGGGGGTGTATATGTATTAGAGGGAACATACGACACAAAAGTGACAGGATTCTTGGGTCATCGAAGCCATCACCGCATACACGCAGATGAAGCGGATAGAAGACGAAATAGGGGAGTGTAGTATGTATATCACAACTCACACGGGGGCATCGCAGCTGAGTGTCTCATAGTCGTATGCCCACGAAGACGACCATACACCCTGCTGGGCGGCATGTAGCATGAATGACTACTCGTATTAACACGATGGAACTCGTGCAGCGCCGAGACCAGACTATTTCGCCGACTGCTTCCCGCATGACACAAGTCAAACAAGGAGGTCCAGTTGTGATATTGTAGTGGTAGCTGAATGGTGTCTCCTTGAGACGTTCTTCTCTTCCGCATATGGTCAAACCACGGCCTAGTATTCCTCGTAGGAATAGCTCCTTGAGACATGACCGGAGCTTCTTCGATGTTATCACCCTGGCTGAAGCACCCGCCAGCATGGCGGAGTGGCGATATGTTTCTCCCGCAGGATTGTGCTGACCGCTCGGTAGTTCGTATGCGAGTGTACGGCAATCACACCGCAATATTGCCTTCACGGACACTGCCTGATACCACGATAACGCTTTTCCAGGATGCCATCCAAGGTAACATAGTACATGTAACTCTACGAACGAATGACGTGCTCAACAGTATCAGGTAGGCTATACTAGGATGAGACGAGAAGTAGCAAGCAAGCCTCAGAAACAGGGAGGAAAGATCCGCCAACGTAACAAACGGAAATAGTATGAAATACTTACTTGTACATACCCACGCCTGCTAAACAATAATGAGATAAGTCTGAGAGGAGAGGACAATTCGGCCTTACTCCTGGCAAATAGGCGCCTCAAACATATACGTCAAGTTGGCCCGCACTTGAAATTAGCACTATGGATGACTATGGTTAGTATACTCATTGAGGGATGTCACAAATTTGAAGGATACGTACCAAGTTATGTTAGACAAGCATATTCGTTATGACCGGTGAAGACGTGTTCAGCGTGTGTCGAAAAATGATTCGTACCCGCGATAACAGTCTCATGCAATGTCTTTTGCCAACAACactgaaagaaaaaaatcgcACCCGTTTCTCCAGGGTACATCATAAAAGTCATGAGGCCTATGACAATGGATACTGGGAGATATCAGAACAATTCGAGCCCGCCGACGATAGGGCGCAAGAGCCATCTACAGCTCGCGTTCCTGCATCTCTGAATACAACAATAGCGAAAGCTGGGACCAAAGAACGGCCCCTGATCCAGTAAAATGGAGACGTGCGTTGCTTCATCGATCCGTTCTGTCTCGCCGCACTAGACATGCAGTTCGCTCGGACGTGGCGCCAAATGTGAGAGGCGAGAAGACCAGAGCGTCTTCTGCTCGGTACTGTCCATGGATAACTGGCCGCTTCGTGGCCATCCCTCCGCCGGAATGCCCGCTTGATGGGGGCGTGTGGATGTTTCCAGCCCTCAGATGGCAGAAGTTCCAGCGGGAGAGAACCAGGAGCATCCAGACCGTCTCGTATGGTTGTTGTGGTCTTGGGGCGTAAtgttttctcatcttctctcattTCGTTTGCCCCTCCCATTCCTGGACTTTCACACAACGCCTCTGACGCTTGCACTCGCTAGCGATCGGGACACAATCTCTGCGATGATGGTAAAGGCAGATGTGGGCGAAAACCCCGATCGCCATCTTCCATGCTGTTCACCACGATCTGAGACTGCGGCTGCTCCACACCCTCGGGGAGATCTTTTGGTGCAGCCGCTTGTAACATGTAACAAAAGGCCAGGGTCATTCGGCAAAAGAGGGGGCCATGTAGGTGTGAAAAACAAATGAGAAGAGGCAGCAAATCAGAGACGCTCGTCTCTTGCAGCTCCGTAGACGGGCTGGCACTAGACATGAAAGTGAGCAGTCGCTATGCAGGGCCATGTGAGTGGCCAGCGTCTGAGGGCGATGAACCTCTTGGAGCAAAACTGGCAGCTAATTAGTCCTTTTGGTGTTGGAGGCATCGATCAGGGACCAGGGCAGGACGAAGGGCACTAGAGCGTCAATGGCGGGCGGTAGTTCCATTTCGGGGCGGGGAGATGGGCGGGACGAAGAGCCAAGCGCAGAGCTTGAATCTTAAGGTTAGGCGCCTTGGTATGTTGACACAAAGGTTGGGCGGCCTCTGTGATTTGACGCTGGTGTTTGAGTATGTGTGCATGAGTATCTGATGAAGCTAGAGGATGTTGTTTCTGACTCGAGCTTGTCAAGGTAGGTTGGCTGGAGGACCAAAGATAAGCCGGTCCCGACGTCAAGCGACTAAATACAGCACGCTTTGTATCAAAGTATATGTACCTTTGTGTCACAGctcatcttcagcatcaaatTTCAAATTATAAACTTCAAGGACACCGGGAAAGCCGTGCACTGCCTTGATTTGCCAATGACAGCGCCATTCAGGTGTTAGGTGAGGCAAGAAGTCAACAATATGATGTATAACTTTTCTCCTGTCTGAGCCGTGAAGCTTGCTCGCAAACCGATCTGTAATTGGTAGCTACCAGTCTCCAGGGAGCAGGATttcatccatggatgtcaaTCAATACTACCTCTTAAGTGAAATTTTCAGCTCCGAGATGCTCCAGGCAGGTACTACTAATACTCTATGCTACATACGGAGTATCCGAGCACGACCCCAAACAGCACGAAGGAGTTGTCTCGTCAGGGTCGCACAGCTGAGGCAACATGACACGTCTGTTTCCCAAGATCTCCCAGCAGGATCAAATCTGCGCGGTCCTCGACCATGTTTGATACGGATCCCTGCCGAATAGATTGACTATGCGCTGAATGCCCAGGACCGGCAGCCCCTGCATCAAATCTTTGGTGAGCATCCATGGAGCCGACAGCCGCAACTGTGCTGTTGCAATTTACGGCCGTTAGCACCGCTGCCCGACTGCTACTCTATACCCTGTGCCGTCTCTCAAAATGGAAACGAATAGGTGATGGAAAATCCAGGGCACGCTGCCTGTTCAAGTGACTTCAGTTCATGCGTAACAATTAAACCCCCGTAGCTGCCGGGGGTGAATGAACCCATGTCTGCCAACTTTGGCCATGTACCTGCACATGTAGAATATAATACGAGCGCAACAGATTTAGCAACAGATTTTGATCTCTCGCCGGCAGGGCGTTCAGGTCATCTGGTAGGCGAGCATCCGGGAAATGACTGGTCTACTAATACTTGCTCTTCCATCTACAAGCGTAGGTAATACCCTGTAGTAGTAACAGTAACATGAGGTAGGCATGGATGATTCATGTGAATGTGTCTTTCACGCCCTCGTTGGGAAATCTTCTTGCTCACACACCCCTCTTCCGTTtctttgttgtctcttttcgctcgagaaaacaaaatggtATCTGGTTGTTTGATGAACACAGGATGATGGCTCATTTGGAAGCCGATGGTCAATACCTAACCTAAACCAGAATCTAATATCGACACATCATATCAATGGAGCAATAAAGGTTATTGTATTGCTTTTTTGTATCCCGCAATACTCTGCCTGTCAGTACATGTGCGGAGTGACAAGAATTAGTAGAAAAAATGATGGTGTCAGTCAAAACTGATTCTCCTATAAGAGTGTAACACATCTTGCCAGTTTGTGTAACTGTGGCGCCTGCCAGAAGGTTCCAAATGCAGTTGaagctgcatgtactcctCCTTGCAATCAAAGTCCCAAGCGGTCATAACCGAGTTTCAAGAATGTAAATCTCTAGATGATGTGCAAACTATGGGGGCCTTGGGACCAGGTACCCgggcctccttcttccaagaGTTTCGCTGCTCAACAAAGTTCCGTGCAGGTGGTCGGTAAATCGCGGCCTTCCTCAGAAAGCGTCGTCTCCTACACTAGCATGGTGGTTTATCTCCGACCTTCTTAGCCAGCTACCCTACCCAAAGTCCTGGGACGGACTGATCTACTGGGATAGCCTCTGGGATTTTAACCTGTTTTCAAAACCAGAGCCGTCCAGATTGTGATCTGTATCCGTACCTGGCACCGGGCATCCTGGAATACCAACTACTCCTGAATAATAGGCCTAGGCATTACCTCTATGTGGAAAGAGATTTCTCGTCCTGGGGgcgtctcttctcttttcgctCTCCAAAACCCTCAAACCGTGTCCCCGGCCTCTGCTGAAGCACTTCTATCGCATATCATCTTTTTCGGGCTCTTTAACCAAGTCTGTCCCGTGTGGTCCCCGAAGACTTGTCCCACCCTGGCATAGGAAATACATGGGACAACCAGCCACTCACTTGAGGCTGTCCCGCTGCTCTTAATCGACTGGAGCATTGAAACGTCACTGTAGAGGAGATTTGCAGCCGGCATGTGATTTGGGGGTGTGTACGATCAAATGCATCAAGCGTATACGAGTAGGCAATAGGTCGCATCAATACTGTAAGCCACCTGTGATGAGATTTCAGCAGGGACGGGAGCGCTACGGACCGCAGACAACAGGCGTCTCACAGGCACCGGCCCCTTCTGTGCAGCTGAACGTGACCCCCCGCATCGTTCATCCTTAGCGGCCTAGCGAGAGCCGGGACAAATTACGGCAGCGATCCATGGATTCAGCGGGTTGATAGATTCAATGCGCCGTCTTCAATCCTTCATGCCTCTAAAGTTCGACTTGGTTTGATGCTCCCGTTCTTTGCCTGTTGACGCCCTGACATTGCCGCCGTGGTTGGACTAGTGCTAACTAAATCATAAAGCCAATTGCGGCCCCCGTCATATCTCAACTGCAATATTATAGCGCTCTTCCCCGACTCTTGCtctcccgtctctctctctctacgCGCATGGCCTTGTCTTGTCCGGTTGAGCTCTACACCCATGGAAGTATCACCACCCAACACAATCAGCTACTGCTATTGGCTTAGCTAGGTAGCTTTCAGCTATGCGACTCTAGCCGTGACTCGGGTTGAGAAATTAAATGCACTCAATGTTGTCTCTCATTGCTCCAAATCTCACACGCACATGGACCCATGCAAAGCGCGTCAGATGCATGCGTGAACCAACCAACGAAGCTGAGAAGCGGCCCCCAgattgatgccatcatgCCTGCTCCATGACATCTCAGATAGATTAAAATACTACCTTCACCTTCCAGCCAACTCGTATACAGAGCCAATGTAGACCCCTACTGAACCCCCCCTCCTGCTCGAATCCTCACAGCCGCATCAGCTTGGGCTGGCGTCATGCACCCATGCTGTGCCTGCCATCTCAAATCATAGACCAGCACATCCTTCGTCTAAGGGAGTTGGTCTAGCTTCCTGAACCAAAGAACCGGTTACTGCTAGTGGTGCCCGGATAGAGATCCTCATCTCCCCGGTGGTGATGCTCTTGCTCTAAACCACCCTGGGTAAAGCACTGTTGTCTCTTCATCTAACTCAACATAGCTTCTTTGTCATGGATTCTCGGATCCAGCAGCACCCGCGCCATCAAGCTGTTAGCTCGGTTGCCATTGACCCGAAGATACGGCTCGATGTTAGTCGCCAGCTCCTGTCAAGTCACCTTGTGGTCTGTGTCATGTGTACTCGAAATGAGGCGCACCATGAGAGCCACAATGGGCTTGAAAAcagaagcgaaaagagatTAATGGGAGCCCATTGTGTCCCATACATCCTAGTCGGGTGAGTGACCAAATTATGAGACATGTACTGCATACTGTTTTACATGTAGACAAATAGACACCTCCAAGTAcgtgacgatgacgatgatgtatGCGTCCGCCCTCCCGTGTCTGCCGCATTTCAAGGCAATATTGATGCAGAGAAGGCGGCATATACTACCCTCCAACCAAGCGAGACAGCCTCACCTGCGCGGGATGTGCGGTCTACCCATGAATGGTGTCGTGCTCAGCGGGTAGATCAGTCAATCATCCCGTCAGTGCGGCCGAGCGGGGGCGTAGACGTGAGACTAAcacatccatctccatagGTTGACGCAGCTAGAgcaaggaaaacaagagtAGCCCAATGGACGTCTTGAAACAGACGGATTATGAAAAGAGGACTCCGTAGTTGTAGCCGATTTTATGTGGTTCAGCTGTAGGCGATATGTCAGATTTGCCAGCACACGGGAAAGGGGATGTTGCTACTGCTCCTTGATGCATACCTATGCGAGTACCACTCGTCAACCATCAAACATTGCCCCGGATTGTAACCAAGGAAACGGTGATGGAAGCTCGGTACATAACGTAGAC
Above is a genomic segment from Trichoderma breve strain T069 chromosome 6, whole genome shotgun sequence containing:
- a CDS encoding mitochondrial carrier protein domain-containing protein, yielding MNEHSPVNFAQPDNVTGRSSDPNSSMPGSHEAGRLSPALVESIAGLSAGSIATLVVHPLDIVKTRMQISTSAASAAEHNPSMLAMLRSLSSNPRPFSSLYRGLTPNLTGNALSWASFFFFKTRFEDLLTFARGSERPTPSDYFVASALGGAATSFLSNPIWVVKTRMLASDKGAKGAYPSMWSGFRTIYATEGFRGLYRGLGVSMIGVSHGAVQFAVYEPAKRFYFARRQSQGFDSARMTTEATVVISSAAKLIAGAVTYPYQVLRSRLQVFHADEKFGKGFRGVVRMTWREEGIRGFYRGLIPGVVRVMPSTWVTFLVYENVRYYLPRWMS